The following proteins are co-located in the Malus sylvestris chromosome 13, drMalSylv7.2, whole genome shotgun sequence genome:
- the LOC126596200 gene encoding probable pectinesterase/pectinesterase inhibitor 21, which produces MGQADGSNKKKKLAIIGASALILVAMVVAVTVGVTVSRRGGGSSDGHTSTSTKAIQAICQPTDYKKTCEESLSGAAGNVTDPKELIKVGFQVTMDMLRGVIEKSTTLKDLAKDPSTGDALQNCKELLEYAIDDLGDSFDRIGAFDMSKLDLYVEDLKVWLSAAMTYEQTCLDGFENTTGDAGEKMREFLKTSQELTNNGLAMVDQVSTMFGALNVKSGRRLLEATAGTGAKKFQKAKVIPAWIDNRRLDLATATPQTLKPDVVVAKKGGGKYTTVNEALKDIPKDNAVKVFVIYVKEGVYEEHVLFDKHMTNVMLIGDGPTKTIITGRKNFAEGTKTMQTATVGVVGDYFIAKDIGFENTAGAVGHQAVALRVQSDLSIFYNCKMDGYQDTLYTQTHRQFYRDCTISGTIDFIFGDAAAVFQNCKMIVRKPLENQACMVTAHGRLDRRSPSGIILQNCTISGEPGYEKDLNKAYLGRPWKNYARTIVMQSQIDDVIAPEGWMEWIGSNNHQSCWLGEFGNRGLGADQSKRATWRGIKKLTAQHAADFTAGRFVFGDRWIQPSGVPYVAGMMP; this is translated from the exons ATGGGCCAAGCAGATGGATCTAACAAGAAGAAAAAGCTCGCCATCATCGGCGCCTCTGCCCTGATTCTGGTGGCAATGGTAGTTGCTGTAACTGTTGGGGTCACAGTATCACGCCGCGGCGGAGGGTCATCCGACGGCCACACCTCCACGTCCACAAAGGCGATCCAGGCCATTTGCCAGCCCACCGACTATAAGAAGACATGCGAGGAAAGCCTGTCAGGCGCGGCCGGTAATGTCACCGATCCCAAAGAGTTGATCAAAGTAGGGTTCCAAGTCACCATGGACATGCTCCGCGGCGTCATTGAGAAGTCCACCACGTTGAAGGATTTGGCTAAGGACCCCAGCACCGGAGATGCACTCCAAAACTGCAAGGAGCTCCTGGAGTACGCCATCGATGATTTAGGTGACTCGTTTGACAGGATTGGGGCCTTCGACATGAGCAAGCTCGATCTTTACGTGGAGGATCTCAAAGTGTGGCTCAGCGCTGCCATGACATACGAGCAGACTTGCTTGGATGGGTTCGAGAATACCACTGGTGACGCCGGTGAGAAGATGAGGGAGTTCTTGAAGACATCGCAGGAGCTCACCAACAACGGCCTCGCCATGGTCGACCAAGTTTCCACGATGTTCGGGGCTCTTAATGTCAAATCCGGCCGCAGACTCCTTGAGGCTACAGCTGGAACTGGTGCGAAGAAGTTCCAGAAGGCTAAGGTCATCCCTGCTTGGATTGATAATCGAAGGCTTGACCTCGCTACCGCCACTCCTCAGACGCTGAAACCCGATGTGGTGGTGGCCAAAAAAGGGGGTGGTAAGTACACGACTGTCAACGAAGCCTTGAAGGATATCCCCAAGGACAACGCAGTGAAGGTCTTTGTGATTTATGTTAAGGAGGGAGTGTATGAGGAGCACGTCCTGTTTGATAAGCACATGACCAATGTCATGCTTATAGGAGATGGCCCCACTAAGACCATTATTACCGGTAGAAAGAACTTTGCAGAGGGTACCAAGACAATGCAGACTGCCACAGTCg GTGTTGTGGGAGACTACTTCATTGCCAAGGACATTGGATTTGAGAACACAGCCGGAGCTGTCGGACACCAAGCCGTGGCTCTACGTGTACAGTCAGACTTGTCCATCTTCTACAACTGCAAGATGGATGGGTACCAAGACACCCTATACACCCAAACTCACAGGCAATTCTACCGCGACTGCACCATCAGTGGAACCATCGACTTCATCTTTGGTGATGCTGCCGCTGTGTTCCAAAACTGCAAGATGATCGTCAGGAAGCCACTCGAGAACCAGGCCTGCATGGTGACTGCCCACGGTAGACTCGACAGACGTTCTCCCTCGGGTATCATCCTCCAAAACTGCACCATCTCTGGCGAACCGGGCTACGAGAAGGACCTGAACAAGGCATACTTGGGCAGGCCATGGAAGAACTACGCAAGAACAATCGTCATGCAGTCCCAGATCGATGACGTGATCGCTCCAGAAGGGTGGATGGAATGGATTGGATCAAACAATCACCAATCTTGCTGGCTCGGTGAGTTTGGCAACAGGGGACTCGGTGCCGATCAGAGCAAGAGGGCGACATGGCGTGGAATTAAGAAGCTTACCGCTCAGCACGCCGCGGACTTCACCGCTGGGAGGTTCGTGTTCGGTGATAGATGGATTCAGCCTAGTGGTGTGCCCTATGTCGCTGGCATGATGCCGTAA
- the LOC126596201 gene encoding putative pectinesterase/pectinesterase inhibitor 28, translating to MAASESKKKKIAIIAVLVVLLVAMIVAVTVGVKMAKKGNKKPAKVGAKKKAIETICQATTYKETCQSSLEKETGDTTDPKDLIKAEFQVAADKVNEVIKNSNTLKEYAKDPMASQALGVCKELLETAVEDLLGAVDKMGPFDVSKISDYLADLKVWLSAAVNHQATCLDAFEDTKGEAGEKMRGFLKTAQELTSNGLAMVSEISRLVDSPKLNSHRRLMSSSKGGQTKRNYKPVPGWMSDRHLDLLTATPESLKPNVVVAKDGTGKYKTINEALKEVPQKSNEAFVIYIKKGMYEETVIVDKEMTNVVMIGDGPTMTRISGSKSHADGITTMNTATFAAVGNYFVAKGIGFENTAGHVKHQAVALRVQSDFSIFFNCHMDAYQDTLYTQTYRQFYRDCTITGTVDFIFGDGVALFQNCKMVVRKPGEAQACMVTAQGRTDRNEITGIFLQNCTITGEPDYMAVKDKNKAYLGRPWKKFARVVVMQSSIDEAVAPEGWTEWTGEKYHQNCFFGEYGNRGPRKDMTQRVKWSTVKRLTPDQAAAFTPARVFEGDKWVKPSGVPYVPGMMPV from the exons ATGGCAGCTAGtgaatcaaagaagaagaagatagccATCATCGCCGTATTGGTTGTACTTCTGGTGGCGATGATAGTGGCGGTGACGGTGGGTGTCAAAATGGCCAAAAAGGGCAACAAGAAGCCTGCCAAGGTTGGTGCGAAGAAAAAGGCCATCGAGACCATATGCCAGGCCACCACCTACAAAGAAACCTGCCAAAGCAGCCTCGAAAAGGAGACGGGTGACACCACCGACCCGAAGGACCTGATCAAGGCCGAGTTCCAGGTGGCGGCGGACAAAGTTAATGAGGTGATCAAGAACTCGAACACCTTGAAAGAGTATGCCAAGGATCCAATGGCCAGCCAGGCTCTGGGCGTGTGCAAGGAATTGTTGGAAACCGCAGTTGAAGATCTCCTCGGGGCAGTTGATAAGATGGGGCCATTCGATGTTAGCAAGATCAGTGACTACCTTGCAGATCTCAAGGTGTGGCTGAGCGCCGCCGTCAATCACCAGGCAACCTGCCTTGACGCGTTTGAGGACACCAAAGGCGAGGCCGGCGAGAAAATGAGGGGCTTTTTGAAGACAGCGCAAGAACTCACCAGCAATGGACTTGCCATGGTCTCGGAAATCTCTCGTCTCGTCGATTCTCCTAAATTGAACTCTCACCGTCGCCTCATGTCCTCGTCAAAAGGCGGGCAGACAAAGAGGAATTATAAGCCAGTGCCAGGGTGGATGAGTGATCGCCATCTGGATCTCTTGACTGCCACTCCGGAGAGCTTGAAGCCCAACGTGGTTGTGGCTAAGGATGGGACTGGCAAGTATAAGACCATCAACGAGGCCTTGAAGGAGGTCCCACAGAAGAGCAACGAGGCCTTTGTGATTTATATTAAGAAGGGAATGTACGAAGAGACTGTCATCGTTGACAAGGAAATGACCAATGTTGTGATGATTGGTGACGGTCCAACCATGACCAGGATCAGCGGAAGCAAGAGCCACGCGGATGGTATCACAACCATGAACACTGCAACCTTTG CCGCAGTTGGAAACTATTTCGTTGCCAAGGGAATTGGGTTCGAGAACACAGCAGGACACGTAAAGCACCAAGCCGTGGCACTGCGTGTGCAATCCgacttctccatcttcttcaacTGCCACATGGATGCATACCAAGACACACTCTACACCCAAACCTACCGCCAATTCTACCGCGACTGCACCATCACTGGTACAGTAGACTTCATCTTTGGCGATGGGGTGGCTTTGTTCCAAAACTGCAAGATGGTGGTGAGAAAGCCAGGGGAAGCACAGGCTTGCATGGTGACAGCACAAGGCAGGACTGACCGCAACGAGATCACCGGCATTTTCCTCCAAAACTGCACCATCACCGGTGAGCCAGATTACATGGCTGTGAAGGATAAGAACAAGGCATACTTGGGGAGGCCATGGAAGAAATTTGCAAGGGTAGTTGTGATGCAGTCATCGATTGACGAAGCCGTTGCACCTGAAGGGTGGACAGAATGGACTGGTGAAAAATACCACCAAAACTGCTTCTTTGGTGAGTACGGAAACAGGGGTCCTAGGAAGGACATGACCCAAAGGGTCAAATGGTCAACCGTCAAGAGACTCACTCCTGATCAAGCTGCGGCTTTCACCCCTGCTAGGGTGTTTGAGGGTGATAAGTGGGTAAAGCCCAGTGGGGTTCCATATGTTCCAGGCATGATGCCCGTGTAA